The Kaustia mangrovi genome has a segment encoding these proteins:
- the blaOXA gene encoding class D beta-lactamase — protein MTRSALAVLAVLCAALSVLPARAGTVTICTAVADAATGEMLRQEGACETSVTSASTFKIAIALMGYDSGILTDEHTPEWPFREGYPDWRPSWRAATDPARWMRESVVWYSQQITERLGEERFARYVAAFGYGNEDVSGDPAKANGLTRAWLSSSLKISPLGQLAFLGKLARRELPVSARAHDMTQRLVDIGETPGGWHVYGKTGAGLPRRKDGTLKRGHAYGWFVGWAVRDGRTVVFARLIQDSERQSVPPGFRARDSVLAELFSGPGAL, from the coding sequence TGCACCGCCGTCGCCGATGCGGCCACCGGCGAGATGCTGAGGCAGGAGGGGGCCTGCGAGACGAGCGTGACCTCCGCCTCCACCTTCAAGATCGCCATCGCCCTGATGGGCTACGATTCGGGCATCCTGACGGACGAGCACACCCCGGAATGGCCCTTCCGGGAAGGCTATCCCGACTGGCGGCCGTCCTGGCGGGCGGCGACGGATCCCGCGCGCTGGATGCGGGAATCGGTCGTCTGGTACTCCCAGCAGATCACCGAGCGGCTCGGCGAGGAGCGCTTCGCGCGCTATGTGGCGGCATTCGGCTATGGCAACGAGGATGTCTCGGGCGATCCGGCCAAGGCCAACGGGCTGACCCGGGCCTGGCTGTCCTCCTCCCTGAAGATCTCGCCGCTCGGGCAGCTGGCCTTCCTGGGCAAGCTCGCGAGGCGGGAGCTGCCGGTCAGCGCCCGCGCCCACGACATGACGCAACGGCTTGTGGATATCGGCGAAACGCCCGGCGGCTGGCATGTCTACGGCAAGACCGGCGCCGGCCTGCCGAGACGGAAGGACGGCACGCTTAAGCGCGGCCATGCCTATGGCTGGTTCGTCGGCTGGGCGGTGAGGGACGGGCGGACCGTGGTGTTCGCGCGCCTCATCCAGGACAGCGAGCGCCAATCCGTTCCACCGGGTTTCCGGGCGCGCGACAGCGTGCTTGCCGAGCTGTTCTCCGGCCCCGGCGCGCTGTAG
- a CDS encoding mannose-1-phosphate guanylyltransferase, with translation MAVIPVILSGGSGTRLWPLSHRDRPKQFLRFGSTHTLFQETALRCRAGLFDPRPVVVGAADHRFLLAEDLREIGIAADILLEPVARNSCAAIAAGCLRALARDRDAMVLALPADHRIPDSEAFAAAVASALADAEAGALVTFGVAPDRPSSAYGYVLAGEPLMAAARVKTFVEKPSAETAARHVADGYLWNSGKFLFRADAFMAELSALAPDVAGAVSRAVGAARAETDFLWLDGEAFARSPSIAVDYAVMERTERAAVLPVDYGWTDIGSWDAVAGVLDTDSAGNAVVGEAVILDGRNNLVHSEGTVAALIGVDDMVVVATPEGLLVAPKARAEEVRLLASHLAGDEGTGRTPTGQKTGR, from the coding sequence ATGGCCGTCATCCCGGTCATCCTGAGCGGCGGGTCGGGCACGAGGCTGTGGCCGCTCTCCCACCGGGACCGGCCGAAACAGTTCCTGCGCTTCGGCAGTACGCACACGCTGTTCCAGGAGACGGCCCTGCGCTGCCGTGCCGGCCTCTTCGATCCGCGCCCCGTCGTCGTGGGCGCGGCCGACCACCGCTTTCTCCTTGCCGAGGACCTGCGCGAAATCGGCATCGCCGCCGACATCCTGCTGGAGCCCGTGGCGCGCAATTCCTGCGCGGCGATCGCCGCGGGGTGCCTCAGGGCGCTCGCCCGAGACCGCGACGCCATGGTCCTCGCCCTGCCCGCCGACCACAGGATCCCGGACAGCGAGGCCTTCGCCGCCGCCGTCGCGTCGGCGCTCGCGGATGCGGAGGCCGGCGCGCTCGTCACCTTCGGCGTGGCGCCCGACCGGCCGTCGAGCGCCTATGGCTATGTGCTGGCCGGCGAGCCGCTCATGGCCGCCGCCCGCGTGAAGACCTTCGTGGAGAAGCCCTCCGCGGAGACGGCCGCACGCCATGTCGCCGACGGCTATCTGTGGAACAGCGGCAAGTTCCTGTTCCGCGCCGATGCGTTCATGGCCGAGCTCTCCGCACTCGCCCCGGATGTCGCGGGCGCCGTTTCCCGCGCCGTCGGGGCGGCACGGGCGGAGACCGACTTCCTCTGGCTCGACGGCGAGGCCTTCGCGCGAAGCCCGTCCATCGCGGTCGACTATGCGGTCATGGAGCGGACGGAGCGCGCCGCCGTCCTGCCGGTCGACTATGGCTGGACCGATATCGGAAGCTGGGATGCGGTCGCCGGCGTGCTGGACACCGACAGCGCCGGCAATGCCGTGGTGGGAGAGGCCGTGATCCTCGACGGCCGGAACAACCTCGTCCATTCAGAGGGCACGGTCGCGGCCCTGATCGGTGTCGACGACATGGTCGTGGTGGCCACGCCCGAGGGGCTCCTGGTCGCGCCGAAGGCCCGTGCGGAGGAGGTCCGCTTGCTCGCCTCCCACTTGGCCGGCGATGAGGGAACCGGGAGGACGCCGACCGGGCAGAAAACCGGTCGATAG
- the cyoD gene encoding cytochrome o ubiquinol oxidase subunit IV → MNDAHADAARRRLKVYLTGFVLALVLTVIPFGLVAQGFFSPALTIAAIAVAAVIQVLVHLRFFLHLDLKSTPRENLLVLAFAAILIGIMLGGSFWIMFDLHYRMMV, encoded by the coding sequence ATGAACGACGCCCATGCCGATGCCGCCCGCCGCCGGCTGAAGGTCTATCTCACGGGCTTCGTGCTCGCGCTCGTGCTGACGGTCATTCCCTTCGGCCTCGTCGCGCAGGGGTTCTTCTCGCCCGCGCTCACCATCGCCGCCATCGCGGTGGCCGCCGTGATCCAGGTGCTCGTCCATCTGCGCTTCTTCCTCCATCTCGACCTTAAGAGCACGCCGCGCGAGAACCTCCTCGTGCTGGCCTTCGCCGCCATCCTGATCGGCATCATGCTCGGCGGCAGCTTCTGGATCATGTTCGACCTGCATTACCGCATGATGGTGTGA
- the cyoC gene encoding cytochrome o ubiquinol oxidase subunit III — MSVSETSLPEAQDDKAFGFWLYLMSDAIIFALLFATYVVMSGNTAGGPTGKDVFDLSHTFAETMLLLFSSVTFGLATVALLSDRRAAVIGWLAVTFAFGAGFVGMELSEFSGMIAEGASPQRSGFLSAFFTLVATHGLHVSAGLVWILLMVGQIAVKGLTAPVRSRLMRLGLFWHFLDIVWIGIFSVVYLPGVMG, encoded by the coding sequence ATGAGCGTGTCGGAGACATCGCTGCCCGAGGCGCAGGACGACAAGGCGTTCGGCTTCTGGCTCTATCTGATGAGCGACGCGATCATCTTCGCGCTCCTGTTCGCGACCTATGTCGTCATGTCCGGCAACACGGCCGGCGGCCCGACGGGCAAGGATGTCTTCGACCTCTCGCACACTTTCGCGGAGACCATGCTGCTGCTCTTCAGCAGCGTGACCTTCGGGCTTGCGACCGTCGCCCTCCTGTCGGACAGGAGGGCCGCCGTCATCGGCTGGCTCGCCGTGACCTTCGCCTTCGGCGCCGGTTTCGTCGGCATGGAGCTTTCGGAGTTCTCCGGCATGATCGCGGAGGGCGCATCGCCCCAGCGCAGCGGCTTCCTCAGCGCCTTCTTCACGCTGGTCGCCACCCATGGGCTGCATGTCAGCGCAGGACTCGTCTGGATCCTCCTCATGGTCGGCCAGATCGCCGTGAAGGGCCTCACCGCGCCGGTGCGTTCCCGTCTGATGCGGCTCGGCCTGTTCTGGCACTTCCTCGACATCGTCTGGATCGGGATCTTCTCCGTCGTCTATCTGCCGGGAGTGATGGGATGA
- the cyoB gene encoding cytochrome o ubiquinol oxidase subunit I — protein sequence MLGRLTIDALPFYSWVAMGGAAVTVFGGLAVLGLITWLGQWRYVWGEWLTSVDHKRIGVMYILLALVMLMRGFIDAIMMRAQQAVALDSGGYLPADHFHQIFSSHGTIMIFFMAMPFLTGLINIVVPQQLGTRDVAFPFLNSLSLWLTAAGAGFVLISLVIGKFSTAGWTGYPPYSGPEYSPGVGVDYWIWALLVSGVGSTLTGINFIVTILKRRAPGMGLMRMPMFAWTALCASILMTFAFPALTVAAVLLELDRVAGMHFFTNASGGNMMNYINLLWIWGHPEVYILILPAFGIFSEVVATFSRKRLFGYTSLVYATAVIALLSFTVWLHHFFTMGSSANVNAFFGIATMVIAVPTGVKVFDWLLTMYRGRIEFHPSMMWTIGFIVTFVIGGMTGVLLALPPADFLMHNTTFLVAHFHNMLIPGALFGYFAGYMYWFPKAFGFKLDERWGKRAFWCWIVGFYLAFMPLYVLGFLGMPRRMEHYNVAEWQPYLVVAALGAVMVLAGIVALGIQLAVSIRDREGARDLTGDPWNGRTLEWLTASPPPAYNFAVVPEVRDIDAFHDMKARGVAYSRPERYDDIHMPKNTAAGLVIGGLAFVLGFAVVWYIWWLAALSFAAILAVVAVRASNDDDEYTVPAAEVEAIETARYDRLARAEREQAAPGGEAIPATQPIPGHST from the coding sequence ATGCTCGGTAGGCTGACCATAGACGCCCTGCCCTTCTACAGCTGGGTCGCGATGGGCGGCGCGGCGGTCACGGTCTTCGGCGGGCTCGCCGTCCTCGGCCTCATCACCTGGCTCGGCCAGTGGCGCTATGTGTGGGGCGAGTGGCTGACGAGCGTCGACCACAAGCGCATCGGCGTGATGTATATCCTGCTCGCGCTCGTCATGCTGATGCGCGGCTTCATCGACGCCATCATGATGCGCGCCCAGCAGGCCGTCGCGCTCGATTCCGGCGGCTACCTGCCGGCCGACCATTTCCACCAGATCTTCTCCTCGCACGGCACGATCATGATCTTCTTCATGGCGATGCCGTTCCTCACCGGCCTCATCAACATCGTCGTGCCCCAGCAGCTCGGCACGCGCGACGTCGCCTTCCCGTTCCTCAACTCGCTGAGCCTGTGGCTGACGGCGGCAGGCGCCGGCTTCGTCCTCATCTCCCTGGTCATCGGCAAGTTCTCGACCGCCGGCTGGACCGGCTATCCGCCCTATTCGGGGCCGGAATACAGCCCGGGCGTCGGCGTCGACTACTGGATCTGGGCGCTGCTCGTCAGCGGGGTCGGGTCGACGCTGACCGGCATCAACTTCATCGTCACGATCCTGAAGCGCCGCGCGCCGGGCATGGGGCTGATGCGCATGCCGATGTTCGCCTGGACCGCGCTGTGCGCCAGCATCCTGATGACCTTCGCCTTTCCCGCGCTGACGGTAGCGGCCGTCCTGCTCGAGCTCGACCGTGTCGCCGGCATGCATTTCTTCACCAATGCCTCCGGCGGGAACATGATGAACTACATCAACCTCCTGTGGATCTGGGGCCATCCGGAGGTCTATATCCTCATCCTGCCCGCCTTCGGCATCTTCTCGGAGGTCGTGGCCACCTTCTCGCGCAAGCGGCTGTTCGGCTACACCTCGCTCGTCTATGCCACGGCGGTGATCGCGCTCCTGTCGTTCACCGTGTGGCTCCACCACTTCTTCACCATGGGCTCGAGCGCGAATGTCAACGCCTTCTTCGGCATCGCCACCATGGTCATCGCGGTGCCGACCGGCGTGAAGGTCTTCGACTGGCTCCTGACCATGTATCGCGGGCGGATCGAGTTCCACCCCTCCATGATGTGGACCATCGGCTTCATCGTCACCTTCGTCATCGGCGGCATGACGGGCGTGCTGCTCGCGCTGCCGCCGGCCGACTTCCTGATGCACAACACGACCTTCCTGGTCGCGCATTTCCACAACATGCTGATCCCCGGCGCGCTGTTCGGCTATTTCGCGGGCTACATGTACTGGTTTCCCAAGGCCTTCGGCTTCAAGCTCGACGAGCGCTGGGGCAAGCGCGCCTTCTGGTGCTGGATCGTCGGCTTCTACCTCGCCTTCATGCCGCTCTACGTGCTCGGCTTCCTCGGCATGCCGCGGCGCATGGAGCATTACAATGTCGCCGAATGGCAGCCCTATCTCGTGGTCGCCGCCCTCGGCGCGGTCATGGTGCTCGCCGGCATCGTCGCGCTCGGCATCCAGCTCGCCGTCTCGATCCGCGACCGCGAGGGCGCGCGCGATCTCACCGGCGACCCCTGGAACGGACGGACGCTGGAATGGCTCACCGCCTCGCCGCCGCCCGCCTACAATTTCGCGGTCGTGCCGGAGGTCCGCGACATCGACGCCTTCCACGACATGAAGGCGCGCGGCGTCGCCTACAGCCGCCCGGAGCGCTATGACGACATCCACATGCCGAAGAACACCGCCGCCGGGCTCGTGATCGGCGGGCTCGCCTTCGTCCTCGGCTTCGCGGTCGTCTGGTACATCTGGTGGCTCGCCGCCCTGTCCTTCGCCGCCATCCTGGCGGTGGTCGCGGTGCGCGCCTCCAACGACGACGACGAGTACACCGTCCCCGCCGCCGAGGTGGAGGCGATCGAGACCGCGCGTTACGACCGGCTTGCCCGCGCGGAGCGCGAGCAGGCGGCTCCGGGCGGCGAGGCCATCCCCGCAACCCAGCCGATACCGGGACATTCGACATGA